The Sphaerospermopsis torques-reginae ITEP-024 genome has a window encoding:
- a CDS encoding DUF2141 domain-containing protein produces MLKISRISYLLLATVLSFSCANTAHAQTTTALTVVVNGISNKTGEICFRIYNSEKGFPMSSSSEVQSGCTKITGSSVKKVFSGLKPGTYAVAVVDDQNGDRKLNKDFFGIPTEGFGISRNPIVSIQTGTPKFKEASFKMTKNTTININMKYSLDP; encoded by the coding sequence ATGTTAAAAATATCTCGCATTTCTTATCTATTGCTGGCGACTGTTTTAAGTTTCAGTTGTGCTAACACTGCCCATGCACAAACTACCACAGCATTAACTGTAGTCGTGAATGGAATAAGTAACAAAACAGGTGAAATTTGTTTCCGAATTTATAACTCTGAAAAAGGCTTTCCTATGAGTAGTTCTAGTGAAGTTCAAAGTGGCTGCACTAAAATTACTGGTAGTTCTGTGAAAAAAGTATTTTCTGGTTTAAAACCAGGAACTTATGCAGTAGCAGTAGTTGACGATCAAAATGGCGATCGCAAACTCAATAAAGACTTTTTTGGTATTCCCACAGAAGGTTTTGGCATTTCCAGAAATCCCATTGTCTCTATCCAAACTGGTACACCCAAATTTAAAGAAGCCAGTTTTAAAATGACTAAAAATACCACCATTAACATCAACATGAAATATTCCCTTGATCCATAG
- a CDS encoding glycosyltransferase: MKKQPLRIALFTGLYAPFLTGVSVAVHQRVHWLLEQGHEVFLIHPQINNKYSQQIGNRPMSGLEELQSFPNFSSYAFPTEPLIFYKSLPQPLHYRHWSDTKLLEKFQPDIIVVEEAAQMRGLYSVFLQGYGRPVGVDYAKRTKTPIISVFHTDIVAYIRYYLGDFLFGLMRPIIPLLVKQFSNAYTLNIFSSREQLSKYQKLECLRGEYVPYQGINCEKFHPRNICYDPIPNDKRPTILFVGRITAEKNVTQLLDAYPLIAAQIPDVHLVIVGSGPLDQEIRRRAQKFLHGVTLWGESHGTELLGWFARADVFINPSVTENFCTTNNEALASGTPVVAAMAPSTAEQVIVGYNGFLAEANNPKDFADKIIAILQNPDLKAQLSAQARPSILEFDWSVCSQKFEDKLYQLVGIPQIVESSS; encoded by the coding sequence ATGAAAAAACAACCCCTCCGCATTGCCTTATTTACAGGTTTATATGCTCCTTTTTTAACAGGAGTATCCGTTGCTGTACATCAGCGCGTCCATTGGTTACTTGAACAAGGACACGAAGTTTTTCTCATTCATCCACAGATCAACAATAAGTACAGTCAACAAATTGGAAATCGTCCCATGTCGGGATTAGAAGAACTACAATCTTTTCCCAACTTTTCATCTTATGCTTTCCCCACAGAACCGCTAATATTCTATAAATCTCTACCTCAACCATTGCACTATCGTCATTGGAGCGATACTAAATTACTGGAAAAGTTTCAGCCTGACATCATCGTCGTTGAAGAAGCAGCCCAAATGAGAGGGCTATATTCAGTTTTCCTACAAGGTTATGGACGACCAGTAGGAGTTGATTACGCCAAACGCACTAAAACCCCCATCATCTCCGTTTTTCATACCGATATCGTCGCCTATATTCGATATTATTTAGGTGATTTTCTATTCGGATTGATGCGTCCCATAATTCCATTATTAGTTAAGCAATTTAGTAATGCTTACACCCTCAATATATTTTCTTCTAGGGAACAACTTTCCAAGTACCAAAAACTAGAATGTCTACGCGGTGAATACGTCCCCTATCAAGGAATTAATTGTGAAAAATTCCATCCCCGAAACATCTGTTATGATCCAATTCCTAACGATAAAAGACCTACAATTTTATTTGTAGGACGCATCACTGCCGAGAAAAATGTCACACAACTTTTAGATGCTTATCCCTTGATAGCTGCTCAAATTCCTGATGTTCATTTAGTCATAGTTGGTAGCGGTCCATTAGATCAAGAAATTCGTCGTCGCGCTCAAAAATTCCTCCACGGTGTAACGCTTTGGGGTGAATCTCACGGTACTGAACTTTTGGGATGGTTCGCTCGAGCAGATGTTTTTATTAACCCTTCAGTAACGGAAAACTTCTGCACTACAAATAACGAAGCTTTAGCATCAGGAACTCCTGTAGTCGCTGCTATGGCTCCCTCTACTGCTGAACAAGTAATAGTTGGTTATAATGGCTTTCTTGCTGAAGCTAATAACCCCAAAGATTTTGCTGACAAGATAATTGCAATACTGCAAAATCCTGACCTAAAAGCCCAATTATCCGCACAAGCTCGTCCTTCTATCTTAGAATTTGATTGGTCAGTATGTAGCCAAAAATTTGAAGATAAGCTCTATCAGTTAGTTGGTATACCCCAAATAGTTGAGTCTTCCTCATAA
- a CDS encoding NAD-dependent epimerase/dehydratase family protein, whose product MDIKNKTILITGTDEFIGSRAAELAVSQGMKVKGLQTSQVQDKNLENLGVEIIFGSITDEKIAQKACQGVDIILHTAQLAEEAGDIKRFQEINVGATVNIAKAAKQAGVKTFVHLSTVLVYGFNYSDNIAENGNLSSDNNPYCQTKIEAETEVLKLNSSPDFGVIIIRAGDVYGPGSIPWIVRPVLMMRQKLFAYANDGKGVMNHLYVDNLIDAIFLAIEKEVYGEIFNITDGEKNSWKEYFIHLAAMEGLPAPMSLPKEEMKLFLKVRNQGQKLFRKKADILPESVDFMSRPYAYSIAKATSLLNYKPKVDLEEGMKRTHQWLQKTDIQKLMK is encoded by the coding sequence ATGGACATCAAAAACAAAACCATTCTCATCACTGGAACTGACGAATTTATTGGCTCTCGTGCAGCAGAATTAGCAGTATCTCAAGGCATGAAAGTCAAAGGTTTACAAACTTCTCAAGTACAGGATAAAAACCTCGAAAACTTAGGAGTAGAAATTATCTTTGGCAGCATCACTGATGAAAAAATAGCGCAAAAAGCTTGTCAGGGAGTAGACATTATTTTACACACTGCCCAACTAGCAGAAGAAGCAGGAGATATTAAACGTTTTCAAGAAATAAACGTAGGAGCTACTGTCAACATAGCTAAAGCTGCTAAACAAGCTGGTGTGAAAACATTTGTTCATCTTTCCACTGTCTTAGTTTATGGCTTTAACTATAGCGATAATATTGCCGAAAATGGAAACTTATCTAGTGATAATAACCCCTATTGTCAAACTAAAATTGAGGCAGAAACAGAAGTTTTAAAACTTAACTCATCTCCTGATTTTGGAGTAATTATAATTCGTGCAGGAGATGTTTATGGTCCAGGTAGTATTCCTTGGATAGTGCGCCCAGTATTAATGATGCGTCAAAAATTATTTGCCTATGCCAATGATGGTAAAGGTGTGATGAATCATTTGTATGTTGATAACTTAATTGATGCCATCTTTTTAGCAATAGAAAAAGAAGTTTATGGCGAAATATTTAATATCACAGATGGCGAAAAAAATTCCTGGAAAGAATATTTTATTCACCTCGCAGCAATGGAAGGTTTACCTGCTCCCATGTCCTTGCCTAAAGAAGAAATGAAATTGTTTCTTAAAGTGCGTAACCAAGGACAAAAACTATTTCGCAAAAAAGCTGATATCCTCCCAGAGTCAGTAGACTTTATGAGTCGTCCTTATGCTTATTCTATTGCTAAAGCTACAAGTTTATTAAACTATAAACCCAAAGTTGATTTAGAAGAAGGCATGAAACGTACTCATCAATGGTTACAAAAAACTGACATTCAAAAATTGATGAAATAA
- a CDS encoding glycosyltransferase produces MADLTTFLSNSLIGWLVIQVCLMLIFLWYLRTYKQPLISDKQLPKTAVILCLRGADPFLPNCVRSLLNQNYPEYDLKLIIDSLEDPALKIAKEVIAETKATNFQISTLRTVRHNCSLKCSSLVQAVSDLDDSYQVIALVDADTIVHKNWLKELVSPLTNETVGLTTGNRWYVPTGKYWGSLVRYAGNVSTVVQMFLFQVPWGGSLAIKKQLLQQTEILEKWGEAFGDDMLLHKVIKKHGWKIKFVPSLLMVNREESNLSTLFPSLQRLILCSRLYHPNWLALVSDAVSSILFPTLTILLALGLFLATEWNQAFSLFKTYSIYTIGLLLLMLVMELGVQEIIRSQGQPIPEISLTNILKMFIAIPLTQWLYGLAMLSSLWMSTVTWRGLTYKIKSPWHIRLVEYHPYQWLDQPIDPKISL; encoded by the coding sequence ATGGCAGATTTGACTACATTTCTATCTAACTCTTTGATAGGTTGGCTGGTAATTCAGGTATGTTTAATGCTAATATTTTTATGGTATTTGCGAACCTACAAACAGCCATTAATATCAGATAAACAACTACCAAAAACGGCAGTAATTCTTTGTTTACGAGGTGCTGATCCATTTTTACCTAATTGTGTGCGATCGCTCTTAAATCAAAACTACCCAGAGTACGATTTAAAGCTGATCATTGATAGTCTAGAAGATCCAGCTTTGAAAATTGCCAAAGAAGTCATCGCTGAAACTAAAGCCACTAATTTCCAAATTAGCACCCTCAGAACAGTACGTCATAATTGTAGTCTCAAATGCAGTTCTTTAGTACAAGCAGTTTCCGATTTAGATGACTCTTACCAAGTAATTGCCTTAGTAGATGCTGATACCATCGTACACAAAAATTGGTTAAAAGAATTAGTTAGTCCCCTGACCAATGAAACAGTAGGACTAACAACAGGAAACCGTTGGTATGTACCCACAGGAAAATATTGGGGTTCTTTAGTACGCTACGCTGGTAACGTTTCTACCGTCGTGCAAATGTTCCTATTTCAAGTTCCTTGGGGTGGTAGTTTAGCAATTAAAAAACAACTCCTCCAACAAACAGAAATACTGGAAAAATGGGGAGAAGCATTTGGTGACGATATGCTCCTACACAAAGTCATCAAAAAACACGGATGGAAAATTAAATTTGTCCCTTCTTTGTTAATGGTAAACCGAGAAGAAAGCAATTTATCTACTTTATTTCCATCTCTCCAACGCCTCATACTTTGTTCTCGACTTTATCATCCTAATTGGTTAGCATTAGTAAGTGATGCAGTTTCCAGTATTCTCTTTCCTACCCTCACCATTCTCTTAGCTTTAGGATTATTTTTAGCCACAGAATGGAATCAAGCATTTTCCTTATTTAAAACCTATAGCATCTACACAATTGGATTACTCTTGTTAATGCTAGTCATGGAACTAGGAGTACAAGAAATAATTCGCTCTCAAGGACAACCAATTCCAGAAATTTCACTCACCAACATCCTCAAAATGTTCATTGCTATTCCTTTAACACAATGGCTTTATGGTTTAGCAATGTTATCTTCCCTCTGGATGTCAACAGTAACATGGCGAGGACTTACCTATAAAATTAAAAGTCCTTGGCATATTCGCTTAGTTGAATATCATCCTTATCAATGGTTAGATCAACCAATTGATCCGAAAATTTCTCTCTAG
- a CDS encoding glycosyltransferase family 2 protein — MYKPQAKLSIGLPVYNGEKFIKQSLDSLLNQTFSDFELIISDNASTDNTEEICRNYAAQDHRIRYYRNPTNIGCACNFNRVFELSNSEYFKWAAYDDLHAADFLSKCIQVLEENPHYILCHSHTYLIDEQGNFFQNYDIKLNTNSEKPQIRFEELLTKHLCYQMYGVIRKSALQKITPMGGYGNADGILLLRLGTVGQFYEIPEYLFFARIHPQQSLSMFFPSYLSFTQKYPQYSLDMLPDFYEYSIWFDSGNKDKVLFPHWRILKEYLLSVSQSSLNLYEQILCYLIIVKKLSGTESLLLKDLWIAAKILRSQKNKTNSNLSLSNEYLSN; from the coding sequence ATGTATAAACCTCAAGCAAAATTAAGTATTGGATTACCTGTATACAACGGCGAAAAATTTATAAAACAGTCTCTAGATTCTCTGTTAAATCAGACATTTAGTGATTTTGAGTTAATTATTTCCGATAACGCTTCCACAGATAATACTGAAGAAATTTGTAGAAATTACGCCGCACAAGATCACCGGATTCGTTACTATCGTAATCCTACTAATATTGGTTGCGCTTGTAATTTTAACCGCGTTTTTGAATTATCGAATAGTGAATACTTTAAATGGGCAGCTTACGACGATTTACACGCTGCTGATTTTCTCAGTAAATGTATACAGGTACTTGAGGAAAATCCGCATTATATCTTATGCCATTCCCACACATATCTGATTGATGAACAGGGTAATTTTTTCCAAAACTATGACATTAAACTCAATACTAACTCAGAAAAACCACAGATCAGATTTGAAGAATTACTGACTAAACATCTCTGTTATCAAATGTATGGAGTCATTCGCAAAAGTGCCTTACAAAAAATCACTCCTATGGGTGGTTATGGCAATGCAGATGGAATTTTATTATTAAGACTTGGTACAGTTGGGCAGTTTTATGAAATTCCCGAATACTTATTTTTTGCCAGGATTCATCCCCAACAATCTTTGAGTATGTTTTTTCCAAGTTACCTGTCTTTTACTCAGAAATATCCTCAATATTCATTAGATATGTTACCAGATTTCTATGAGTATTCCATTTGGTTTGATTCAGGTAACAAAGACAAAGTTTTATTTCCCCATTGGCGCATTCTCAAAGAATATTTACTTTCAGTCAGTCAAAGTTCACTTAATTTATATGAGCAAATATTGTGTTATTTGATTATTGTTAAAAAGCTATCTGGAACAGAATCTTTATTACTTAAAGATTTGTGGATCGCTGCTAAAATTTTGCGTTCCCAAAAAAACAAAACTAACAGTAATTTAAGTTTGTCCAATGAATATTTAAGCAATTAA